The sequence below is a genomic window from Macadamia integrifolia cultivar HAES 741 chromosome 1, SCU_Mint_v3, whole genome shotgun sequence.
GTGTTAGCATACTCTATCTTCGCAGATTAGAGAACTTTATACCTAGAGAGAATATTTAAAAGCAAAATgactaattattattataaaaattgtcttattttttcaaatgtcaTGACATTTATTCTAACATTTGGATAGATGATATTTCCATTTCAATTGTAGATAGAGATGACATAGTCTAGATTAATTACATGCCAAATTCCAgagtcaaattcaatcaaataaacCTTCTTTATATTAGTATATATCTCGTTTATGTCCATGCATGTGTACCAGTATATTAGACATTACTATGCACCTTCCAACTCCTAGTGGAAACATAAGGTCTAGATTAATAAAAGGCAATTTACACAAtggtttgttatttttttcaacTAGCACAAAACATTTATTTTGCCATCAGGACATATCAAACCTACCCCTACTCAAAAGAAGGTTTTAGATTGCTTGCTCTCATAACAAGACCTATTCATAAAGTCTATATAAAAGGGCTTTGAAAGACCATACGCATCTTATTAACACTAATAGAAAGCAGCCGTTCACGTCAGCATTTAGAGGAGTTTTTGATTCTGTTGTTTgtccttttcattttttattcatcaaGATTGGGTTGGTATTCAGACGTATTGTATCGAAAAGGAACTTGATGATTGTATTCTTATCTTCTAGTTATCTCCTCAAAATATAGTATTAGATGGGAGTCCTATAGGAAAATTTCTTTGAGGTTTCACTCTTGCCATCTTTCTCTCCCGAGTGTCTTGGGCTCATAGAGGTATTGTTCTAGGTTTCACTCAACCCTTTCGTCATGAGGCATGGTTTtgtcactttcttcttcttgaagagaAAAATAGGCCTACTGGCAAGGCATGGTTTGGTCAATCAATTCAAACTCCGTTGTGCTTTGATAACAAGAGATCCCAAATTGTGATACATCATTTGTCCatcccaaatggtgatacatcATTTGTCCATGctgaccattggatagagaggaCACGATCTAGATTAGTTACATCTAAAATTTCAAAGTCTAATTCCATCAAATACCCATTTTTGTATTAGCATATTTCTCGTGTATACCAATGCATGTGTACCAACACTCTAGACATTACTGTATACTTTCCCAACTCTGAGTGGGAATAGACAATTTAGATTAAAAACCATAAAATGAATGGCCCCAAATTTATCTTGTGATTTTTGGGAGCTTCATCTACCATTGTTATATGGATAACTACCCttaataaaaacataaaaatgtatGGCATAGatttgttttgtgattttcagAAACATCATCTTCCGATGTTATACAAATAATTgcctttaaaaaaaagaaagaaagaaagaagaaaaaaaataattttttaatattatcttctattgttatatatatatatatatatatatatacacacactcacagatccatgtagccgaccccatttagtggGGACAAGGTTGAATTGTATTGTTATTGTTTCTTTTTAATAAGTATACTGTTTCAATGGTCACTATTGACTTGATATGTAAGACGTCTATTCTGTGAATCCCTATTACCTAAAATAAAAAGCGAAAATTGAGAGCAAAGGCTGTTCCTCTAGGCCAAAAACTTGATGGTGACATTCTACCCCATCGAATTGAAAGAATAAGAAGTTTGTCCAAAccccaaacacaaccttaaccGTAGCTTGGATCATCTGATGCGGTCAAATTAAACCCTTTCATAGTGGCAATTGGTGATGGGCGATGAGGTGGGATGGTAATTGGAAGCCAAAAAGACAGTTATAGTTTTGTCCATTGTCTTTTATGCCTTGATGCTTTGATGCTTAATCAACTGCCACAGTGTGTAAAGTACAACCACAACGTCTTACTCCTATGCTTGGGGTTGGGTTTGGTTGGGGTGGGGATAGAAGAGCCAAAGAGGTCTGGATCCCCTTTCTATGATATCTTTGAGAAGGTGGCAGGTTAAATGGGCCCCAAACTTTAATGGTGGATAAGCCTCAGTCTACCCTTTGTTTATGCGCCTAATTTTAGTCCAATAGCCAAATAGAGTCCACCCACCCGCTGTCCAAATGAAGTCAAGGAACATGATTAAACACGAAAGCTTTTAAGTGCATCTTTTAAATATGTGCTATATAATGGGCCAAAATCATTAAGGCAGCCCAGATAAGACATATGATCAATACATTATGGAGTCTCTTCATATTTAGTGTCTTAGTGATCATTAAggttctacccaaaaataaaaagaagaaaaaaggaagataaTTAAGGCCGGCCGGCAGGCAGGCAGACCAGATAAGACATGATTAATACATGAAATCTCTTCATATTTAGTGATCATCaattaagagagaaataaaaaatagaaaaaaaggaaatgctTGGATCCTCCCAGCTGTTCGATGCACATTGGTAGATTAGGACATTGCAAAGGATCACCGTGCTGAAGGGAGTGGGCGTAATGGAATATCGGTGACCAGTAAGAACTAAAGGACAGAGAGAGTTTTAGGGTAAGCTTTGGTGTGGCTTGTGGACTGTAAGGCACTCTTTTGGGCCAACTAGGCCCTGAGGACCAAAGAGGGAAGGGCCCATATGTCGTGGGACAGGGCGTCAGGGGTTTGGTTCGCCTGGACatcaataaaagagaaggaTGTGCACTGTAACGGaaaagttagggttttggtaATCAAATTTGGTAAGCTGGGTGTAAgaaccctaaactaaaccatGGAGGGCGCTCCACCACAAACTTGTTAATCATATGGGCCTGATGGGCCAGAAAGGACACAGCTTTAACAGCCAACCTAACATGTCCTGCCAGAATTCTGGTCAGTCCAGACAACGTATGACAGTAGAAACGAAAACCTAAAACAATGCAATAGAACAGATAttacaaacaaacaatcacaatgCAAAAATGTTTACATGGTTCAGCAAAATTACTTGTGTCATTAGTGAGATGAGTTTCCTTTAATATCAATGAGAATAATAGGGTTACAGCTGCTTCAATCCTCACCTATCTTAGATTACAGAGAATACCATCCActacccatccgtgggttgcccaaACGGTTAGGacgaattggagattgtgtggatagacaCACGGTCCTAGGTTTGATTCCCCATCTATGCATTTGTGATTTAAATGGAGACCGTGGCAGTGGTGAGGCCTCAAACTCCTCGGACCAGGCCTCTAAACGGCCCAAAGGAAGCAGCCCACAAATGCAAATGATGGAAAACAAGTCGGTGTACCCCAACAAAATAAACTAAATGACCAACAAAACAAACTGCAACAATGAACTGAATGGATTAAAGTCTAGAACAGAGTGTACATCAAAATTGGGTTTTCCAAACCTATCCTCTCTGGCAGGAAGCTCATACTGTGAACCCTAAACATGGTACCACTGAAGCAGGGAACATATCCAAATAAGAGATGACCATTTTCTAATCCAGCTGCTTATCCCCTAAACGTAACTTAGCATTATGTTCAGCCTATTACCTATTGTTTGagctttctatcatttattctcttcttcctcaattTTCGTTTATCCACTGAATAGTgctttttaattaataaattacgCATTGCTGTCTTCACAGCCTCTGTGGCTGCCGCCAATGCCTTCTCCTCTTGTGCAAGTAATACACATCCCTGTAACTTTTCAAGCACTTTCTCTCCCCCTGGAATGTTAGCATCTTCCAGCATGACAGGCTCATTCTCACTGGAGTCTGGGTTGCTCATTTGGAAACCAGCGAGAACCTTCACACGGGCCAAAGATGTAAAATTCGATCCAAGGATATTGGACGCACCTGTAACCATCCACAAACGACCTGCAGAACTCACGCCAAGGCTGGTAGCAATAAACATGTCTCCCATGGAAACCACCTGCAGTAAAACTCATCAGTTGTCTGATAGAAGAAAGCATATAAGTTATTAGGTAACTGAACCCGAATCTTTGTAACATTCTATTTCTACGTAAAGCCAACATAAGAATTCAAATATCCATGCATAGTGTGCTGGACCCCTTTAGAATCCATCATTAACCTGGAAGGCTTTGGGTTGATTGAACAGGTTGGGTTGAATATTGGAACCTCTATCCAGATGCCAAATTTCCACTAGAGACACACCCAAACATGTTTAATATATCAGAGTTTAATATGCTTCCCTTGGCAACAGAAAGGGTTCTACCAGAAANNNNNNNNNNNNNNNNNNNNNNNNNNNNNNNNNNNNNNNNNNNNNNNNNNNNNNNNNNNNNNNNNNNNNNNNNNNNNNNNNNNNNNNNNNNNNNNNNNNNNNNNNNNNNNNNNNNNNNNNNNNNNNNNNNNNNNNNNNNNNNNNNNNNNNNNNNNNNNNNNNNNNNNNNNNNNNNNNNNNNNNNNNNNNNNNNNNNNNNNNNNNNNNNNNNNNNNNNNNNNNNNNNNNNNNNNNNNNNNNNNNNNNNNNNNNNNNNNNNNNNNNNNNNNNNNNNNNNNNNNNNNNNNNNNNNNNNNNNNNNNNNNNNNNNNNNNNNNNNNNNNNNNNNNNNNNNNNNNNNNNNNNNNNNNNNNNNNNNNNNNNNNNNNNNNNNNNNNNNNNNNNNNNNNNNNNNNNNNNNNNNNNNNNNNNNNNNNNNNNNNNNNNNNNNNNNNNNNNNNNNNNNNNNNNNNNNNNNNNNNNNNNNNNNNNNNNNNNNNNNNNNNNNNNNNNNNNNNNNNNNNNNNNNNNNNNNNNNNNNNNNNNNNNNNNNNNNNNNNNNNNNNNNNNNNNNNNNNNNNNNNNNNNNNNNNNNNNNNNNNNNNNNNNNNNNNNNNNNNNNNNNNNNNNNNNNNNNNNNNNNNNNNNNNNNNNNNNNNNNNNNNNNNNNNNNNNNNNNNNNNNNNNNNNNNNNNNNNNNNNNNNNNNNNNNNNNNNNNNNNNNNNNNNNNNNNNNNNNNNNNNNNNNNNNNNNNNNNNNNNNNNNNNNNNNNNNNNNNNNNNNNNNNNNNNNNNNNNNNNNNNNNNNNNNNNNNNNNNNNNNNNNNNNNNNNNNNNNNNNNNNNNNNNNNNN
It includes:
- the LOC122074984 gene encoding uncharacterized protein LOC122074984, which codes for MGDMFIATSLGVSSAGRLWMVTGASNILGSNFTSLARVKVLAGFQMSNPDSSENEPVMLEDANIPGGEKVLEKLQGCVLLAQEEKALAAATEAVKTAMRNLLIKKHYSVDKRKLRKKRINDRKLKQ